Below is a genomic region from Leptospira venezuelensis.
ATACGAGATACAAGTCCTTCACCAAGAAAACTGGAAAACTATTTTTAGAAATGATAAAGTAGATTTAGTCAATCATCACAATATTCCTCCAATCGATGCATCCATTCTAAGATTATATTTTCCTAAAAAAGAAGAAAAGAGTATTGTAATCGGCGAATTTAAGATCTTATTAAATGGAACAGTCTTAAACTCCGTATCCAGCCGATTTACCGGATATCAATATCCGGTTCCGGATGGACTTCTTCCTGAAAAAGATTACCAGCTTCCGGGAGCACCCAGAGAATATAGGAACGGAATCCACAAAGGATTAGATATTTATTATAAACGAGAGAAGATAGGACCACCTAGGCGTCTGACCTTCGAGGATGTATTGGTTTCCCCGGCGGACGGAACGATCATACGCGCGGATCTGGATTATTCTCCCATGACACTTTCTGAATTCCAAAAATATTCTGCATTAGCCCAGAAAAACGGAGTTACTTATGTGGAGAAAGATTTTGGGGGCAGACAGGTTTGGATCGATCACGGGAATGGGGTCATGACCTCTTTCAATCATCTTTCTTCGATCAAAAGATGGATCAAACCTGGTGCAAAAGTAAAATCCGGAGAAGAGATCGGTAACGTAGGAAATTCAGGTCTGATGGGAGAAGCAAAAGGAAACGATGAAAACATCCATTTGCATTTTGAGATCTGGGTAGACGGAGAATATTTAGGTGCAGGAGTTCCTACCAACCAGATCAGGAAGTTACTTCAGTTTTTCTTCTCTAAATCGAATTTGAATTAAAGCTCATTTCGCACGGAGAGGTGAAGACACGAATTCCGGTAAACCGGCTGATCCGCTTATTATCACCGAAGCTCGGCGATACATTTATTCTTCATATTGTTATCACGAATACGATAGCAATAATTTGAACGTTTTTCGACCCGAGCCCTGCACAGGTTTTTCTCATCTTCATTGTGAATGCGAGAACAATGACTCGAACTCTCTTCGGTTTGAGCTAAACACATGTTCTTTGTATCATTATCACGTATAGAGTAACATTTGCTTGCGTTTGTCCCAACTAAGCCTAAACATTCATTCTTCATATCATTATCTCGAATACGACTGCAATAGCTTGAACTTTTCTCAACCCGAGCCCTGCACAAATTTTTCTGATCATCATTACGAATACGAGAGCAATAACTCGAACTTTCTTCGGCTTGAGCCAAACACATATTCTTTAAATCATTATCACGTACAGAGTAACATTTGCTTGAACTTTGTGCATTAAGATGGATTGACAAGGTCACAAGAATTATACTAATTAAAATAAGATAAAAACTTTTATAATAATTCATAGAATCAATGGACCTTATCAAATTTTACAACATACCCTTCGTTCTCAAATAACCTAATATTTTTGTTCCGAAAAACCAAGTGATCCATCCGCCTACTGCTGCGAAAGCGTAGAGGAAAGAGAATAATAATCCGTATTTGATAGTCCACTCTAAGGATATTTTACACTTCTTTAAAAAAGTAATAAATCCTCCAGCGACTGCACCTGTTTCTTTTAAGGTAAATTTGATCGTACAAAATTCATTCTCCTGATCGAATTCACCTAACTTCACTCCTAAGTCTTGGATCTTACCTTCTATCTCTAAAATTTCTTTTTCTAGAGAGATCAATTCTTCTATTTTACCGTTTCTTCCTTTTAAACTCAAGAGTCCTGCTTTGGATTTCTCTAAGGAGATTCTAGTCGCTGTGATATTTTTGTATTCGTTTGTT
It encodes:
- a CDS encoding M23 family metallopeptidase; this translates as MIRKICLLFTALSFGISAAPKSYGSLGSEVDFLDFGKVTVAPFSYSVSSSYDEEYGAFNLFDSNPKSYWYSSGENKPEWIIVDFGSKRLINSVEVLVPMFRGKRATEEYEIQVLHQENWKTIFRNDKVDLVNHHNIPPIDASILRLYFPKKEEKSIVIGEFKILLNGTVLNSVSSRFTGYQYPVPDGLLPEKDYQLPGAPREYRNGIHKGLDIYYKREKIGPPRRLTFEDVLVSPADGTIIRADLDYSPMTLSEFQKYSALAQKNGVTYVEKDFGGRQVWIDHGNGVMTSFNHLSSIKRWIKPGAKVKSGEEIGNVGNSGLMGEAKGNDENIHLHFEIWVDGEYLGAGVPTNQIRKLLQFFFSKSNLN